One Nocardia sp. BMG111209 DNA segment encodes these proteins:
- a CDS encoding GlxA family transcriptional regulator, which produces MPHDFSHARPPRVVVIVDENSNPFELGCATEVFGLRRPELGRELYEFRLCAPEPETAMRDGFFTLTGVAGLEAAEDADVLIVPNRPDVQVPRRPAVLAAIRRAHARGARLVGFCSGAFTLAEAGILDGRRAATHWMWADRFRARFPTVRLEPDVLFVDDGDILTAAGSSAALDLGLHIVRCDHGAEVANAVSRRLVFAAHRDGGQKQFVERPVPRIPDRSLAPVLAWAQQRLDIPLTVADLAARAAVSPATLHRRFRAELGTTPLAWLLGERVTLACRLIEQGEERFEVIARRTGLGTAAHLRTVLRRHTGLGPSQYRHRFGPPPGNPPGEPAPGGNSAPGRPAA; this is translated from the coding sequence ATGCCGCATGATTTCTCGCATGCCCGGCCGCCGCGGGTCGTGGTGATCGTGGACGAGAATTCGAATCCGTTCGAACTGGGTTGTGCCACCGAGGTCTTCGGGCTCCGCCGGCCGGAACTCGGGCGTGAGCTGTACGAATTCCGGCTCTGCGCACCGGAGCCCGAGACGGCGATGCGCGACGGTTTCTTCACGCTCACCGGCGTCGCGGGCCTCGAGGCCGCCGAGGATGCCGATGTCCTCATCGTCCCCAACCGTCCGGATGTGCAGGTGCCGCGCCGGCCCGCCGTGCTGGCCGCGATTCGCCGCGCTCATGCCCGCGGCGCACGGCTGGTCGGATTCTGTAGTGGCGCTTTCACTCTCGCCGAAGCCGGGATACTGGACGGGCGGCGGGCGGCGACGCACTGGATGTGGGCGGATCGGTTCCGTGCCCGATTTCCCACGGTGCGGCTGGAGCCGGATGTCCTCTTCGTCGACGACGGCGACATCCTCACCGCCGCAGGTAGTTCCGCCGCCCTCGACCTCGGCCTGCACATCGTCCGCTGCGACCACGGCGCGGAGGTCGCCAATGCCGTGAGCCGCCGCCTGGTCTTCGCCGCACATCGTGACGGCGGTCAGAAGCAGTTCGTCGAGCGGCCCGTCCCGCGCATCCCGGATCGATCGCTGGCCCCGGTACTCGCCTGGGCACAGCAACGACTCGACATTCCGTTGACGGTCGCGGATCTCGCGGCCCGCGCCGCCGTCAGCCCGGCCACCCTGCACCGCCGCTTCCGCGCCGAACTCGGCACCACCCCGCTGGCATGGCTGCTCGGCGAACGGGTCACGTTGGCCTGCAGGCTGATCGAGCAGGGCGAGGAGCGGTTCGAGGTGATCGCGCGGCGCACCGGGCTGGGGACCGCCGCCCATCTGCGCACCGTGTTGCGCCGCCACACGGGTCTCGGGCCGTCCCAGTACCGGCACCGGTTCGGGCCGCCACCGGGAAATCCGCCGGGTGAGCCCGCGCCGGGCGGGAATTCCGCACCCGGTCGACCGGCCGCGTAG
- a CDS encoding DUF3046 domain-containing protein yields MRLTEFNELLHTEFGVARGDALLADHTLLSMNGRTGAQAIEAGADPRDVWRALCAEFDVPRSRW; encoded by the coding sequence GTGCGCTTGACCGAATTCAACGAGTTGTTGCACACCGAGTTCGGCGTGGCCCGGGGCGACGCCCTGCTCGCCGATCACACGCTCCTGTCCATGAACGGCCGTACCGGCGCTCAGGCCATCGAGGCGGGTGCCGACCCGCGCGATGTCTGGCGCGCCCTCTGCGCCGAGTTCGACGTGCCTCGCTCCCGCTGGTAA
- a CDS encoding CGNR zinc finger domain-containing protein, with the protein MLDPRPHLGEPLALDLLNTRWMTGDGPRDLLSDVPGLACWLTTNELRCRADEPTLHALRRTREAILTAVRTGSTDVADLNDVLAHGRIRRTLTPAGPADIPEIPATEWLPGWLAADNLLQLLADAPHRIKQCDHPRCILFFHDTSKNGTRRWHSMATCGNRVKAARHQAKKP; encoded by the coding sequence GTGCTCGATCCCCGCCCGCACCTCGGCGAACCACTCGCGCTGGACCTGCTGAACACTCGATGGATGACCGGCGACGGCCCACGGGACCTGTTGTCCGATGTGCCCGGACTCGCCTGCTGGCTGACCACCAACGAACTCCGCTGCCGTGCCGACGAGCCCACACTGCACGCGCTGCGTCGCACCCGTGAGGCGATCCTGACGGCCGTCCGCACCGGATCCACGGACGTCGCCGACCTGAACGACGTGCTCGCCCACGGCCGCATCCGCCGCACCCTCACCCCCGCCGGACCCGCCGACATTCCCGAGATCCCCGCTACGGAGTGGCTACCCGGCTGGCTGGCCGCCGACAATCTGCTGCAACTGCTCGCCGACGCCCCGCACCGCATCAAGCAGTGCGATCATCCCCGCTGCATCCTGTTCTTCCACGACACCTCGAAGAACGGCACCCGCCGCTGGCACTCCATGGCCACCTGCGGCAACCGGGTCAAGGCCGCCCGGCACCAGGCCAAGAAGCCCTGA
- a CDS encoding DUF6186 family protein, whose product MNDRQLAITGFATVAIVALAAAVLSRRHRATVASLAEVIGFLTGTRVLRVTAVAVWAVLGWHFLAR is encoded by the coding sequence GTGAATGATCGGCAGCTCGCCATCACGGGGTTCGCCACCGTGGCGATCGTGGCGCTCGCCGCGGCCGTCCTCTCCCGGCGGCACCGCGCGACGGTGGCCTCACTCGCCGAAGTGATCGGCTTCCTCACCGGTACCCGCGTCCTGCGCGTGACCGCCGTAGCGGTGTGGGCCGTGCTGGGGTGGCACTTCCTGGCCCGATGA
- a CDS encoding glycosyltransferase, with protein sequence MRVAVVAGPDPGHAFPAIALCLRLRTAGDEPVLFTGPRWFEAAEGAGIEVRRLKGLAPRAGDDDADAGLRIHDRAAHISTEILPDLREWGPDLVVSDVLTVGGGMAAERLGVAWVELSPHPLYLPSKGLPPIGSGLAPGVGWRGRARDAFLRRMTARAIALGDRQRAAARVSVGLPEEDPGPAARLIATLPALEMPRPDWPAEARLIGPLLFEPTEAVLPLPPGDEPLVMVAPSTAATGVASMAETVLTALDGAGVRVVVSMLDTPPATIPPWATAGLGRQDELLRHADVVVGGGGHGLLAKTLSAGVPIVTVPGGGDQWELANRAARQGGSILVRPFDGAAVRDAVQRILGDPAYRRAAVAAAATAAEVDDPVELCHRAVETVRAR encoded by the coding sequence ATGCGAGTGGCAGTGGTGGCGGGACCTGATCCGGGACATGCGTTCCCGGCGATCGCGTTGTGTCTGCGACTGCGGACGGCGGGCGACGAGCCGGTGCTGTTCACGGGACCGCGGTGGTTCGAGGCGGCCGAGGGTGCGGGGATCGAGGTGCGGCGGCTGAAGGGCCTGGCGCCGCGCGCCGGGGACGACGACGCCGACGCCGGACTGCGGATCCACGACCGCGCCGCGCACATCTCCACCGAGATCCTGCCGGACCTGCGCGAGTGGGGACCGGACCTGGTGGTGTCGGATGTGCTCACCGTCGGCGGCGGGATGGCGGCCGAACGGCTGGGTGTGGCGTGGGTGGAACTTTCGCCGCATCCGTTGTATCTGCCGTCGAAAGGGTTGCCGCCCATCGGAAGTGGTCTCGCTCCCGGGGTCGGCTGGCGCGGCCGGGCACGGGATGCGTTCCTGCGCAGGATGACCGCTCGTGCGATCGCGCTCGGCGATCGGCAGCGTGCCGCCGCCCGCGTGAGTGTCGGTCTGCCCGAGGAAGATCCGGGCCCCGCCGCGCGCTTGATCGCCACCCTGCCCGCGCTGGAGATGCCGCGCCCCGACTGGCCCGCCGAGGCGCGGCTGATCGGCCCGCTGCTGTTCGAGCCGACCGAGGCCGTTCTGCCACTGCCACCGGGTGATGAACCGCTGGTCATGGTCGCTCCGTCGACCGCCGCGACCGGTGTGGCGAGTATGGCCGAGACGGTCCTGACCGCCCTGGACGGCGCCGGTGTGCGGGTGGTGGTGTCGATGCTGGACACGCCGCCGGCCACGATTCCGCCCTGGGCCACAGCCGGTTTGGGCCGGCAGGACGAATTGCTGCGGCACGCCGATGTGGTCGTCGGTGGCGGCGGGCACGGGCTGCTGGCGAAGACGCTGTCCGCCGGGGTGCCGATCGTCACGGTTCCCGGTGGTGGCGATCAATGGGAGCTCGCGAATCGTGCTGCCCGCCAAGGGGGTTCGATTCTGGTTCGGCCGTTCGACGGCGCCGCGGTCCGAGATGCGGTGCAGCGCATCCTCGGCGATCCGGCCTACCGCCGTGCGGCCGTGGCCGCCGCGGCTACCGCTGCGGAGGTGGACGATCCGGTCGAGCTGTGCCACCGGGCGGTCGAAACGGTCCGCGCGCGTTAG